The Setaria italica strain Yugu1 chromosome IX, Setaria_italica_v2.0, whole genome shotgun sequence genome has a window encoding:
- the LOC101776194 gene encoding uncharacterized protein LOC101776194 yields the protein MAAHRLLLLLVVAAAYILAADARPHRTFLVAFPADPNPSGGDGAAHHLRSVPHVATVVTVFRVRRLGPHLHHGHGHRNHHHLHSIPANVQIRRPELPHPAHAAAAGPQERARDILVVVIGLLFGIACGALTAASAYLVWSMVAGAAAASPYDELYDEEDEASDTESPKKVGYVIIQELEVHDGGKN from the coding sequence atggccgcccaccgcctcctcctgctgctcgtcgtcgccgccgcgtacatcctcgccgccgacgcgcgGCCACACCGCACCTTCCTCGTCGCCTTCCCGGCCGACCCCAAccccagcggcggcgacggcgccgcccacCACCTCCGCAGCGTCCCCCACGTTGCCACGGTCGTCACCGTGTTCCGcgtccgccgcctcggcccGCACCTccaccacggccacggccaccgcaaccaccaccacctccactcCATCCCCGCCAACGTCCAGATCCGCCGCCCCGAGCTCCCGCACCCCGCCcatgcggcggccgccgggcccCAGGAGCGCGCCAGGGACATCCTCGTGGTCGTCATCGGGCTCCTCTTCGGCATCGCCTGCGGCGCgctcaccgccgcctccgcgtaCCTCGTCTGGTCcatggtcgccggcgccgccgcggcctccccgTACGACGAGCTgtacgacgaggaggacgaggcttCCGACACCGAGAGCCCTAAGAAGGTCGGCTACGTCATCATTCAGGAGCTCGAGGTTCACGACGGCGGTAAGAACTAG
- the LOC101776869 gene encoding mitochondrial import inner membrane translocase subunit Tim9: MDKSMLGDLDGLPEEDKMRMAAMIDQLQIRDSLRMYNSLVERCFTDCVDTFRRKTLDKQEESCVRRCAEKFLKHSMRVGMRFAELNQGVATPD; the protein is encoded by the exons atggacaaGAGCATGCTCGGCGACCTGGACGGCCTCCCCGAGGAGGACAAGATGCGCATGGCCGCCATGATCGACCAGCTCCAGATCCGTGACAG TCTGAGAATGTACAATTCCCTGGTGGAGAGATGCTTCACGGACTGCGTGGACACGTTCCGCCGCAAGACCCTGGACAAACAAGAGGAGTCGTGCGTCCGCCGCTGTGCCGAGAAGTTCCTGAAGCACTCCATGAGGGTTGGCATGAGATTTGCTGAGCTTAACCAGGGTGTGGCCACACCTGACTAA